From Microlunatus capsulatus, a single genomic window includes:
- a CDS encoding CDP-alcohol phosphatidyltransferase family protein: MTSTAAAPPAGTASRRLRAAGWALHVYTASGAVLGLLAVVAAVDGRTADALWILLAALVVDGTDGTLARRLRVQETIRGFDGARLDDIVDYLTYVFVPVVLLWSGGYLPEGPWGAVLAAAPLLASCVQFCRTDAKTADHAFLGFPSYWNVVAFYAVVLGLGPAVTGAVLVVCSVLVFVPVHYIYPSRTPTARTLNLVLAGLWLVLYALVLLDMPSPSPVLLGLSLAYIAYYLVASLVLTLRRPRSG; the protein is encoded by the coding sequence GTGACCAGCACCGCCGCCGCCCCGCCCGCCGGGACGGCCTCCCGCCGTCTCCGGGCCGCCGGCTGGGCCCTGCACGTCTACACCGCCAGCGGCGCGGTGCTCGGCCTGCTCGCGGTGGTCGCCGCCGTCGACGGCCGGACGGCCGACGCCCTGTGGATCCTGCTCGCCGCCCTCGTCGTCGACGGCACCGACGGCACCCTGGCCCGCCGGCTGCGCGTGCAGGAGACGATCCGCGGCTTCGACGGCGCCCGGCTGGACGACATCGTCGACTACCTGACCTACGTCTTCGTCCCCGTCGTGCTGCTCTGGAGCGGCGGCTACCTGCCGGAGGGCCCGTGGGGCGCCGTGCTGGCCGCCGCCCCCCTGCTGGCCTCCTGCGTCCAGTTCTGCCGCACCGACGCCAAGACCGCCGACCACGCCTTCCTCGGCTTCCCGAGCTACTGGAACGTCGTCGCGTTCTACGCCGTCGTGCTGGGCCTCGGGCCCGCCGTCACCGGGGCCGTCCTCGTCGTCTGCTCGGTGCTGGTCTTCGTGCCGGTGCACTACATCTACCCGTCGCGCACCCCGACCGCCCGGACGCTCAACCTCGTGCTGGCCGGGCTGTGGCTGGTGCTCTACGCCCTGGTGCTGCTGGACATGCCGAGCCCCAGCCCGGTCCTGCTCGGGCTCTCGCTGGCCTACATCGCCTACTACCTGGTGGCCAGCCTGGTCCTGACCCTGCGGCGGCCGCGGAGCGGCTAG
- a CDS encoding DNA gyrase/topoisomerase IV subunit A, whose amino-acid sequence MARSSRTAPPPDDDFVERILDVDVSSEMQTSFLEYAYSVIYSRALPDARDGLKPVQRRILYSMNEMGVRPDRAHVKCARVVGQVMGLYHPHGDTAIYDALVRTAQPWTMRLPLVDGHGNFGSLDSGPAAMRYTECRMATAAAAMTDGLDQDTVDFKPNYDGKDVEPTVLPAAFPNLLVNGASGIAVGMATNCAPHNLVEVVQALRHLIRHPDADVDALMRFVPGPDLPSGGRIIGLDGIRDAYRTGKGSFRIRATARIEQVHPRRKGIVVTELPYMVGPERVIEQIKTLVTARKLQGIADVKDLTDLSTNGTRLVIEVKNGFNPDALLEQLYKQTKMEDNFAINAVALVDGQPRTLSLRDLLTVFLEHRYEVTRRRTAFARRKAEERLHLVQGLILAILDIDDVIAIIRGSDDTAAARTRLREAFELSELQANYILEMPLRRLTRFSTLELETERDSLTAEIAELSAILDDQERLRTLVGDELAGIAKAHGTPRRTILLASSGVATTAATTPLEVADDPCRILLSSTGLLARTADAEPLPEGGDRTNHDVLRSTVLGTARGDVGLLTSTGRLVRVSALDLPTVPTTASAPNLQGGTHVTELVTLEPDEQPLALTTLSPDSPGLALGTAAGVVKRVNAEVLAKDAWEVIRLEPGDRVVGAVELTSADVELVFVSSDAQLLHFPASVVRPQGRAGGGMAGIKLAAGARAVFFGTVPSADALVVTVAGSSAALPGTDAGTVKVTPFSEYPAKGRATGGVRCHRFLRGEDALLLAWAGPAPAMAAAASGAPVDLPPADGRRDGSGTPAGQPVAAVASPRA is encoded by the coding sequence ATGGCGCGTAGCAGCCGGACCGCGCCCCCGCCGGACGACGACTTCGTCGAGCGGATCCTCGACGTCGACGTCTCCTCGGAGATGCAGACGAGCTTCCTCGAGTACGCCTACTCCGTCATCTACTCCCGGGCCCTGCCCGACGCCCGCGACGGCCTCAAGCCGGTGCAGCGCCGGATCCTCTACTCGATGAACGAGATGGGGGTGCGGCCCGACCGCGCCCACGTGAAGTGCGCCCGCGTCGTCGGCCAGGTGATGGGCCTGTACCACCCGCACGGCGACACGGCGATCTACGACGCCCTCGTCCGCACCGCCCAGCCGTGGACGATGCGGCTGCCGCTGGTCGACGGGCACGGCAACTTCGGCTCGCTGGACTCCGGGCCGGCGGCCATGCGCTACACCGAGTGCCGGATGGCCACCGCCGCCGCCGCGATGACCGACGGCCTCGACCAGGACACCGTCGACTTCAAGCCCAACTACGACGGCAAGGACGTCGAGCCGACCGTCCTGCCCGCCGCCTTCCCCAACCTGCTGGTCAACGGCGCGTCCGGGATCGCCGTCGGGATGGCCACCAACTGCGCGCCGCACAACCTCGTCGAGGTCGTCCAGGCGCTCCGGCACCTCATCAGGCACCCCGACGCCGACGTCGACGCCCTGATGCGCTTCGTGCCCGGGCCCGACCTGCCCAGCGGCGGCCGGATCATCGGCCTCGACGGCATCCGCGACGCCTACCGGACCGGCAAGGGCTCGTTCCGCATCCGCGCCACCGCCCGCATCGAGCAGGTGCACCCGCGGCGCAAGGGCATCGTCGTCACCGAGCTGCCCTACATGGTGGGCCCCGAGCGCGTGATCGAGCAGATCAAGACCCTCGTCACCGCGCGCAAGCTGCAGGGCATCGCCGACGTCAAGGACCTCACCGACCTCTCCACGAACGGCACCCGGCTGGTCATCGAGGTGAAGAACGGCTTCAACCCCGACGCCCTGCTGGAGCAGCTCTACAAGCAGACCAAGATGGAGGACAACTTCGCGATCAACGCGGTGGCCCTGGTGGACGGCCAGCCGCGGACGCTGAGCCTGCGCGACCTTCTGACCGTCTTCCTCGAGCACCGCTACGAGGTGACCCGCCGCCGCACCGCCTTCGCCCGCCGCAAGGCCGAGGAGCGGCTGCACCTGGTCCAGGGCCTGATCCTGGCGATCCTCGACATCGACGACGTCATCGCCATCATCCGTGGCAGCGACGACACCGCCGCCGCCCGCACCCGGCTGCGCGAGGCCTTCGAGCTCAGCGAGCTGCAGGCCAACTACATCCTCGAGATGCCGCTGCGCCGGCTCACCCGCTTCAGCACGCTGGAGCTGGAGACCGAGCGCGACTCGCTCACCGCCGAGATCGCCGAGCTCAGCGCGATCCTCGACGACCAGGAGCGGCTGCGGACCCTCGTCGGCGACGAGCTGGCCGGCATCGCCAAGGCGCACGGCACCCCGCGCCGGACGATCCTGCTGGCCTCCAGCGGCGTGGCCACCACGGCGGCCACGACGCCGCTGGAGGTGGCCGACGACCCCTGCCGCATCCTGCTCTCCTCCACCGGGCTGCTGGCCCGGACCGCCGACGCCGAGCCGCTGCCCGAGGGCGGCGACCGGACCAACCACGACGTCCTGCGCTCGACGGTGCTGGGCACCGCCCGCGGCGACGTCGGGCTGCTGACCAGCACCGGACGGCTGGTGCGGGTCAGCGCGCTCGACCTGCCGACGGTGCCGACGACGGCGAGCGCGCCCAACCTGCAGGGCGGCACCCACGTCACCGAGCTCGTCACCCTGGAGCCCGACGAGCAGCCGCTGGCCCTGACGACGCTGTCGCCCGACTCCCCCGGCCTGGCCCTGGGCACGGCCGCCGGCGTCGTCAAGCGGGTCAACGCCGAGGTGCTGGCCAAGGACGCCTGGGAGGTGATCCGGCTGGAGCCGGGCGACCGGGTCGTCGGTGCCGTCGAGCTGACCAGCGCCGACGTCGAGCTGGTCTTCGTCTCCAGCGACGCCCAGCTGCTGCACTTCCCCGCCTCGGTCGTGCGGCCCCAGGGCCGGGCCGGCGGCGGGATGGCCGGCATCAAGCTGGCGGCCGGGGCCCGCGCGGTGTTCTTCGGCACCGTCCCGTCGGCCGACGCCCTCGTGGTGACGGTCGCCGGCAGCTCCGCGGCCCTGCCCGGCACCGACGCGGGCACCGTCAAGGTGACCCCGTTCAGCGAGTACCCGGCCAAGGGCCGGGCCACCGGCGGCGTCCGCTGCCACCGGTTCCTGCGCGGGGAGGACGCCCTGCTGCTGGCCTGGGCCGGACCGGCGCCGGCGATGGCCGCCGCGGCCAGCGGCGCCCCGGTAGACCTGCCGCCGGCCGACGGCCGCCGCGACGGCTCGGGCACCCCGGCCGGTCAGCCGGTCGCCGCCGTCGCGTCGCCCCGGGCCTGA
- a CDS encoding flavin reductase family protein produces the protein MPHDPFNAIVGPRPIGWVSTVSAAGVRNVAPYSFFNAFNYTPPVVGFSSTGYKHSVRNIAETGEFTWNLVTRAQAEAMNATSATVGPEVDEFELAGLHGVPSTDVAPERVAGAPVAFECRLTQLVRLTDQHGAELDAWLSLGEVVAVHIDEELLVDGVYDTARAEPVLRGGGPSTYFAVTAEQRFDMVRPA, from the coding sequence TTGCCGCACGACCCGTTCAACGCCATCGTCGGCCCCCGGCCGATCGGCTGGGTCTCGACGGTCTCGGCCGCCGGCGTCCGCAACGTCGCGCCGTACAGCTTCTTCAACGCCTTCAACTACACCCCGCCCGTCGTCGGGTTCTCCAGCACCGGCTACAAGCACTCGGTGCGCAACATCGCCGAGACGGGCGAGTTCACCTGGAACCTCGTCACCCGCGCCCAGGCCGAGGCGATGAACGCCACCTCGGCCACCGTCGGCCCCGAGGTCGACGAGTTCGAGCTGGCCGGCCTGCACGGCGTCCCCTCGACCGACGTGGCGCCCGAGCGGGTCGCCGGGGCGCCGGTCGCCTTCGAGTGCCGGCTCACCCAGCTGGTCCGGCTCACCGACCAGCACGGCGCCGAGCTCGACGCCTGGCTCAGCCTCGGCGAGGTCGTCGCCGTGCACATCGACGAGGAGCTGCTGGTGGACGGCGTCTACGACACCGCGCGGGCCGAGCCCGTGCTCCGCGGCGGCGGGCCGAGCACCTACTTCGCCGTCACCGCCGAGCAGCGCTTCGACATGGTGCGGCCCGCGTGA
- a CDS encoding DNA gyrase/topoisomerase IV subunit B translates to MPTATPTTENREYEARHLLVLEGLEAVRKRPAMYIGSTDTRGLMHCLWEIIDNAVDEALGGHGREISVTLRADGGIAVDDQARGIPVDIEPRTGLSGVEVVFTKLHAGGKFGAGSYNATGGLHGVGASVVNALSTRLDVEVDRMGATWTMSFRRGVPGTFDGPGPDAAFTPGGSLRKAGRVAKGRTGTRVVYWPDRQIFLAGAQLSLTDLHNRARQTSFLVPGLALHVTDARTDEVARETFLHEGGISEYCEFLAPDRSLTDVVRLQGTDRFTETVPMLDDAGHMEPTDVERELEVDVAVRWGEGYDTTLRSYVNIIATPKGGTHVAGFERALTKSVGAALQGKRLLKAGEEVVKDDVLEGLTAVVTVRLAEPQFEGQTKEVLGTPAVSRLVAKVVDRELTAFLGSTKAGPKAQARSVLEKVVGASRARVAARAHREATRRKNALESSSLPAKLVDCRSNDVDRSELFIVEGDSALGTAKLARSSEFQALLPIRGKILNVQKASVGDMLKNAECASIIQVVGAGSGRSFEMEAARYGKVIFMADADSDGAHIRCLLATLFFRYMRPLVDAGRVYTAVPPLHRFELTNPRKGMDRYIYTYSDAEYQRKAAELTKKGLNFKEPQRYKGLGEMDADQLAETTMNPRHRTLRRMTVDDGLMAETVFEMLMGNDVGPRKEFIIDGAYSLDAAAIDA, encoded by the coding sequence GTGCCCACCGCCACCCCGACCACCGAGAACCGTGAGTACGAGGCCCGGCACCTGCTGGTCCTCGAGGGTCTCGAGGCGGTCCGCAAGCGGCCGGCGATGTACATCGGCTCGACCGACACCCGCGGCCTCATGCACTGCCTCTGGGAGATCATCGACAACGCCGTGGACGAGGCCCTCGGCGGCCACGGCCGCGAGATCTCGGTGACGCTGCGCGCCGACGGCGGCATCGCCGTCGACGACCAGGCGCGCGGCATCCCCGTCGACATCGAGCCGCGGACCGGGCTCTCCGGCGTCGAGGTCGTCTTCACCAAGCTGCACGCCGGCGGCAAGTTCGGCGCGGGCTCCTACAACGCGACCGGCGGCCTGCACGGCGTGGGCGCCTCGGTGGTCAACGCCCTCTCCACCCGGCTGGACGTCGAGGTCGACCGGATGGGCGCGACCTGGACGATGTCGTTCCGCCGTGGCGTGCCCGGCACCTTCGACGGACCCGGTCCGGACGCCGCGTTCACCCCCGGCGGGTCGCTCCGGAAGGCCGGTCGCGTCGCGAAGGGGCGGACCGGCACCCGCGTCGTCTACTGGCCCGACCGGCAGATCTTCCTGGCCGGCGCCCAGCTCTCGCTCACCGACCTGCACAACCGCGCCCGGCAGACCAGCTTCCTGGTGCCCGGCCTGGCCCTGCACGTCACCGACGCGCGCACCGACGAGGTGGCCCGGGAGACGTTCCTGCACGAGGGCGGCATCTCCGAGTACTGCGAGTTCCTCGCCCCCGACCGCTCGCTCACCGACGTCGTCCGGCTGCAGGGCACCGACCGCTTCACCGAGACGGTGCCGATGCTCGACGACGCCGGCCACATGGAGCCGACCGACGTGGAGCGCGAGCTCGAGGTCGACGTGGCCGTCCGCTGGGGCGAGGGCTACGACACGACCCTGCGGTCCTACGTCAACATCATCGCCACCCCGAAGGGCGGCACCCACGTCGCGGGCTTCGAGCGCGCCCTGACCAAGAGCGTCGGCGCGGCCCTGCAGGGCAAGCGGCTGCTCAAGGCCGGTGAGGAGGTCGTCAAGGACGACGTCCTCGAGGGCCTGACCGCCGTCGTCACCGTCCGGCTGGCCGAGCCGCAGTTCGAGGGCCAGACCAAGGAGGTGCTGGGCACCCCGGCGGTCTCCCGGCTGGTGGCCAAGGTCGTCGACCGCGAGCTGACCGCCTTCCTCGGCTCCACCAAGGCCGGCCCCAAGGCGCAGGCCCGCTCGGTGCTGGAGAAGGTCGTCGGCGCCTCGCGCGCCCGGGTGGCCGCCCGCGCCCACCGGGAGGCGACGCGGCGCAAGAACGCGCTGGAGTCCTCCTCGCTACCCGCGAAGCTGGTCGACTGCCGCAGCAACGACGTCGACCGCTCCGAGCTGTTCATCGTCGAGGGCGACTCGGCGCTGGGCACCGCCAAGCTGGCCCGGAGCTCGGAGTTCCAGGCGCTGCTGCCGATCCGCGGGAAGATCCTCAACGTCCAGAAGGCGTCCGTCGGCGACATGCTGAAGAACGCCGAGTGCGCCTCGATCATCCAGGTGGTGGGGGCGGGCAGCGGCCGCAGCTTCGAGATGGAGGCGGCGCGCTACGGCAAGGTCATCTTCATGGCCGACGCCGACTCCGACGGCGCCCACATCCGCTGCCTGCTGGCCACCCTGTTCTTCCGCTACATGCGCCCGCTGGTGGACGCCGGCCGCGTCTACACCGCCGTCCCGCCGCTGCACCGCTTCGAGCTCACCAACCCGCGCAAGGGGATGGACCGCTACATCTACACGTACTCCGACGCCGAGTACCAGCGCAAGGCGGCCGAGCTGACGAAGAAGGGGCTGAACTTCAAGGAGCCCCAGCGCTACAAGGGCCTCGGCGAGATGGACGCCGACCAGCTGGCGGAGACGACGATGAACCCCCGGCACCGGACGCTGCGCCGGATGACCGTCGACGACGGGCTGATGGCCGAGACCGTCTTCGAGATGCTCATGGGCAACGACGTCGGCCCGCGCAAGGAGTTCATCATCGACGGCGCCTACTCCCTCGACGCCGCCGCGATCGACGCCTAG
- a CDS encoding AMP-binding protein has protein sequence MPSLNRHLRAARDFLVKHRDDYEVAHAGFSWPELPLFNFATDWFDGLAEENPDGVALWVVDGAQETRLTFRELADRSVAVAQYLHHLGLRRGDRLLVVLGNVVPLWEVMLGAIRLGAVVIPATPQLSAGDLADRVGRGDARMLVADAADVDKFADLDLPLGRLVIGGDTVPEGWLDYRRVEDFLHADRHLPGVSKGDDPVLLYFTSGTTALPKLVEHSQTSYPVGHLSTLYWMGLQPGDVHLNISSPGWGKHAWSNFFTPWLAGATVLVHTYTRFDPDVLLEVLVRCGVTTFCAPPTVWRMLVQTDLAASRTALREVLSAGEPLNPEVIDRVRDAWGLTIRDGYGQTETTAQVGNPPGARVKTGSMGRPLPGYDVVLVDPASGEVSATEGELCLRLDPRPVALMKGYKATADTFDDALNTESFAGGVYHTGDVVSRDEDGYLTYVGRADDVFKSSDYKISPFELESVLIEHPAVAEAAVVAAPDPIRLAVPKAYVILAAGHAPDAETARSILAHARSHLAPYRRVRRLEFGELPKTISGKIRRVELREAEEARDGRAPGEFRDSDFEW, from the coding sequence ATGCCGTCGCTGAACCGACACCTCCGAGCGGCCCGCGACTTCCTGGTGAAGCACCGGGACGACTACGAGGTCGCCCACGCCGGCTTCAGCTGGCCCGAGCTCCCGCTCTTCAACTTCGCCACCGACTGGTTCGACGGGCTGGCCGAGGAGAACCCCGACGGCGTGGCCCTCTGGGTGGTCGACGGGGCGCAGGAGACCCGGCTGACCTTCCGCGAGCTCGCCGACCGCTCCGTCGCCGTCGCCCAGTACCTGCACCACCTCGGCCTGCGCCGCGGGGACCGGTTGCTCGTCGTCCTGGGCAACGTCGTCCCGCTCTGGGAGGTGATGCTCGGCGCCATCCGGCTGGGCGCCGTCGTCATCCCGGCGACGCCTCAGCTCTCGGCCGGCGACCTCGCCGACCGGGTCGGCCGCGGCGACGCGCGGATGCTGGTGGCCGACGCCGCCGACGTCGACAAGTTCGCCGACCTCGACCTGCCGCTGGGCCGGCTCGTCATCGGCGGCGACACCGTCCCCGAGGGCTGGCTGGACTACCGCCGCGTCGAGGACTTCCTGCACGCCGACCGGCACCTGCCCGGCGTCAGCAAGGGCGACGACCCGGTGCTGCTCTACTTCACCTCCGGCACCACCGCGCTGCCCAAGCTGGTGGAGCACAGCCAGACGTCCTATCCCGTCGGCCACCTCTCCACCCTGTACTGGATGGGCCTGCAGCCCGGCGACGTCCACCTCAACATCTCCTCCCCCGGCTGGGGCAAGCACGCGTGGAGCAACTTCTTCACCCCCTGGCTGGCCGGGGCCACGGTGCTGGTGCACACCTACACCCGCTTCGACCCCGACGTGCTGCTGGAGGTCCTCGTCCGCTGCGGCGTGACCACGTTCTGCGCGCCGCCGACGGTGTGGCGGATGCTCGTCCAGACCGACCTCGCCGCCTCCCGGACCGCGCTGCGGGAGGTGCTGAGCGCCGGCGAGCCGCTGAACCCCGAGGTGATCGACCGCGTCCGCGACGCCTGGGGGCTGACGATCCGCGACGGCTACGGCCAGACCGAGACGACGGCGCAGGTCGGCAACCCGCCGGGCGCCCGGGTCAAGACCGGCTCGATGGGCCGCCCGCTGCCCGGCTACGACGTCGTCCTCGTCGACCCGGCCAGCGGCGAGGTCAGCGCCACCGAGGGCGAGCTCTGCCTGCGGCTCGACCCCCGCCCCGTCGCCCTGATGAAGGGCTACAAGGCGACCGCGGACACCTTCGACGACGCCCTCAACACCGAGTCCTTCGCCGGCGGGGTCTACCACACCGGCGACGTCGTCAGCCGGGACGAGGACGGCTACCTCACCTACGTCGGACGGGCCGACGACGTGTTCAAGTCCAGCGACTACAAGATCAGCCCGTTCGAGCTGGAGTCGGTGCTCATCGAGCACCCGGCGGTGGCGGAGGCGGCCGTCGTCGCGGCGCCCGACCCGATCCGGCTGGCGGTGCCGAAGGCCTACGTCATCCTCGCCGCCGGGCACGCCCCCGACGCCGAGACGGCCCGCTCGATCCTCGCCCACGCCCGCTCCCACCTGGCCCCCTACCGCCGGGTGCGCCGGCTGGAGTTCGGCGAGCTGCCCAAGACGATCAGCGGCAAGATCCGCCGCGTCGAGCTCCGCGAGGCCGAGGAGGCCCGCGACGGCCGCGCGCCCGGAGAGTTCCGGGACTCCGACTTCGAGTGGTGA
- a CDS encoding ribokinase has protein sequence MSAVVVVGSVNADTSLHVARIPGPGETVLALGSRTSPGGKGANQACAVARAGARSVMVGAVGTDAAGTMLVDELGRRGVELDQLLRLPDVESGGATVLVDDDGENCIVVSGGANAALTPAQVTAGLDAVDDVGLVLTQGELSVACVEAAAAWAAAHEVRFVHNLAPYRAATPELLALCDPLVVNEHEAADLAAALGEHPDGTDALLALLAGRCRSVVITLGGDGAAYASPAGSGARASARVEVVDTTGAGDAFVGAAAAALLADDDLGRACAAGVAAGAAAVQHRGAQPEL, from the coding sequence GTGAGCGCCGTCGTCGTGGTCGGCTCGGTCAACGCCGACACCTCTCTGCACGTCGCCCGCATCCCCGGGCCCGGCGAGACCGTGCTGGCGCTGGGCTCCCGCACCTCCCCCGGCGGCAAGGGCGCCAACCAGGCCTGCGCCGTCGCCCGGGCCGGGGCGCGCAGCGTCATGGTCGGGGCCGTCGGCACCGACGCGGCTGGCACCATGCTCGTCGACGAGCTGGGCCGCCGCGGCGTCGAGCTCGACCAGCTCCTCCGGCTGCCCGACGTCGAGTCCGGCGGCGCCACCGTCCTGGTCGACGACGACGGGGAGAACTGCATCGTCGTCAGCGGCGGCGCGAACGCCGCGCTCACCCCCGCGCAGGTCACCGCCGGCCTGGACGCGGTGGACGACGTCGGCCTCGTCCTCACCCAGGGCGAGCTCAGCGTGGCCTGCGTCGAGGCGGCCGCCGCCTGGGCCGCCGCGCACGAGGTCCGCTTCGTCCACAACCTGGCGCCCTACCGCGCGGCGACGCCGGAGCTGCTGGCCCTCTGCGACCCGCTGGTCGTCAACGAGCACGAGGCCGCCGACCTGGCCGCCGCCCTGGGCGAGCACCCCGACGGCACCGACGCCCTGCTGGCCCTGCTGGCCGGCCGCTGCCGCTCGGTCGTCATCACCCTGGGCGGGGACGGGGCGGCCTACGCCTCCCCGGCCGGCTCCGGCGCCCGGGCCAGCGCGCGGGTCGAGGTCGTCGACACCACCGGGGCCGGCGACGCCTTCGTGGGTGCCGCCGCGGCGGCCCTGCTGGCCGACGACGACCTCGGCCGGGCCTGCGCCGCCGGGGTGGCCGCCGGCGCCGCCGCCGTCCAGCACCGCGGCGCGCAACCCGAGCTCTGA
- a CDS encoding DUF7455 domain-containing protein has product MSTSVIEGAELTAADRCDRCGAQAYVRVTLASGFDLLFCAHHGKEHADKLKQVALEIHDESAKIK; this is encoded by the coding sequence GTGAGCACTTCAGTCATCGAAGGTGCCGAGTTGACTGCGGCCGATCGTTGCGATCGGTGCGGAGCCCAGGCATACGTCCGCGTCACCCTGGCCAGCGGGTTCGACCTCCTGTTCTGCGCCCACCACGGCAAGGAGCACGCCGACAAGCTCAAGCAGGTGGCGCTCGAGATCCACGACGAGTCCGCGAAGATCAAGTAG
- a CDS encoding beta-class carbonic anhydrase produces MSTPTPAADGFADLLAHNAAYQAGFTDGGFDGIARAGVAMVTCMDSRIEPLGMIGLRIGDAKILRTPGGRITPDALVGCVLGVHLLGVERILVVPHTRCAMASGEDADIVDRARAATGEDLSDLSIGASPDQHARLVEDVALLREHPHLAGRVQVGGFLYDVDSGALTQVL; encoded by the coding sequence GTGAGCACCCCGACCCCCGCCGCGGACGGCTTCGCCGACCTGCTGGCGCACAACGCCGCGTACCAGGCCGGCTTCACCGACGGCGGCTTCGACGGCATCGCCCGTGCGGGCGTCGCCATGGTCACCTGCATGGACTCCCGGATCGAGCCCCTGGGGATGATCGGCCTGCGGATCGGCGACGCCAAGATCCTGCGCACCCCGGGCGGCCGGATCACCCCCGACGCGCTCGTCGGCTGCGTGCTCGGGGTGCACCTGCTGGGCGTCGAGCGGATCCTCGTCGTCCCGCACACCCGGTGCGCGATGGCGAGCGGCGAGGACGCCGACATCGTCGACCGCGCCCGCGCCGCCACCGGGGAGGACCTCTCGGACCTCAGCATCGGCGCCTCCCCCGACCAGCACGCCCGGCTGGTCGAGGACGTGGCGCTGCTGCGGGAGCACCCCCACCTCGCCGGCCGCGTGCAGGTGGGCGGCTTCCTCTACGACGTCGACTCCGGCGCCCTGACGCAGGTGCTGTGA
- a CDS encoding VOC family protein, which yields MTVPDGLRFVAVSLDCADPEELADFYLALLGGHRRWTSARSVGVQTPGLLLVPQRVEGYVPPVWPGSPLVHLDLTAGADLDGPVRRALDLGARRADVQPDPRWTVLLDPAGHPFCITTLAPAPE from the coding sequence ATGACGGTGCCCGACGGCCTGCGCTTCGTGGCCGTCTCGCTGGACTGCGCCGACCCCGAGGAGCTGGCGGACTTCTACCTCGCCCTGCTGGGCGGCCACCGGCGCTGGACCTCCGCCCGCAGCGTCGGGGTGCAGACCCCGGGCCTGCTGCTGGTGCCGCAGCGGGTCGAGGGCTACGTGCCGCCGGTCTGGCCGGGGTCCCCGCTGGTGCACCTGGACCTGACGGCGGGCGCGGACCTCGACGGCCCGGTCCGGCGGGCGCTCGACCTCGGCGCCCGGCGCGCCGACGTCCAGCCCGACCCGCGCTGGACGGTCCTGCTGGACCCGGCCGGCCACCCGTTCTGCATCACCACGCTCGCGCCCGCGCCGGAGTGA